AGCCCGGCCGAGAAAAATGGCTCGGTGAGCTGCGGGCCGTCCTCGACGAGATCCCTCCCGGCGGGCCTGCGATCGACGCGTTGAGGGAACCGGTCGCGGCGCTGGATGACGGCATCGTCTCGCTGGAGGCGCTGGTCGTGCAGCGCTTCCTGCCGTGCGTGCAGGCGCGCCTTGCGGGGCGCAAGCAGGTCCAGGGGCTCTTCGACTTCGACGACATGCTCTCGCTCGTGCGCGACTCGCTCCAGGGCGCGCACGGAGAAGCGCTGGTCGGGCTGCTGCGGGAGCGGTACCGCTACGCCCTCATCGACGAGTTCCAGGACACCGACGAGCTCCAGTGGGAGATCTTCCGGCGGATCTTCTTCGAGAGCGGCGGGAAGAACTTTCTCTTCCTCATCGGCGATCCGAAGCAGGCGATCTACCGCTTCCGCGGTGCGGACGTGGAGACCTACCTCGCCGCCAAGGGTGAGCTCGTCGCGGCCGGTGGCGCGCGGGAGGCCCTCACCGAGAACTTCCGCTCCACGGCTCGCCTCATCGAGGCCTACAACCGGATCCTCGATCAGCAGGGGGACCCGCCCTTCTTCACCCGCGCGGGCATCGGATACGAGGAGCCGGTGCGCTGCGGAAACCAGGCGCTCGAGCTGTTGGGGCCCGACGGAGAGCCCGCGGCGCCGATCCATGTCTTCGAGCTCCCGATTCGCAAGGGGGAAATGTCGAAGGACGTGTTGCTACCGGTGCTCGGTGCCCGGCTCGCCCGGGAGATCCGCGCGATCACCGATCCCGTCGCTCCGAGCCTGCGCTTCTCGAAGGGGAGCGGAGAACCGGAGCGGATCGCACCTCGGGACATCTACGTCCTCTGCAGCACGAAGGACGACGGAGAGCGCGTCGGGGAGGAGCTCCGAAAGGCGGGGGTCCCGCACGCCCATTACAAGCAGGAAGGGCTGCTCGATACCGACGCAGCGCGAGCGCTCCACGACGTTCTCGCGGCGGTGGCGGAGCCGGACGACCACGCGAAGCGGATGCGCGCGTGGCTCTCCCCGTTCTTCGGGCTCCGGCTCCGGGATCTCCCGTCGGTCCGGGACCTGCCTCCCTCGGATCCGCTGGTTCAGAGGCTCCTCGATTGGAAGGGCGAGGCGGATGGGCGCCGCTTCGAGCGTCTCTTCTCGCGCCTCCTCGACGAGAGCGGGATCGTTCGCCGCCTCGTCCTCTCGGACTCGGGCGATCGCGATCTCACCAACTTCCTGCACCTCTGCGAGCTCCTCCTCGAGGCGTTGGGGAGCACGTGCCGGACGCTTCCCGAGCTCGTGGCGCTCCTGGGCAGGTGGATCGACGGCACGGCCAAGCCCGAGCAGGAGGATGGCAACCAGCAGCGGCTCGAGAGCGATCGCGACGCGGTCCAGATCATGACGATGCACGCGTCGAAGGGGCTCGAGGCGAAGGTGGTCTTCCTGGTCGGCGGCGTTGGCCCCAGGCCGGCGTCGAGCACCGCCGCCTTTCACGACCGGGACGGAGCGCGGGTGACCTGGGTCGGCAAGCCGCCCAAGGTGGTTCAGACCCTCGTGGATCGGGAGGCCGAGTGGGAGGACCAGCGGCTCCTCTACGTCGCCCTCACGCGGGCCAAGGCGCGCCTCTATCTCCCTGCGTACCCGAGCGACGAGGATGGAGCCGCTCTCAAGGGTGCGTACCGCGTGCTCAACCCCCGCCTCCTCGCGATGCGAGGCGAGAGCGATCCGCTGTTCACCGTGGAGACCTTGGTCGGCCACGACGACACCGAAGATGGCTCCGTGTCGGCGAGTGTTTCCCTGCGTGATTGGGAGCCTGCATATGGCCTTCTGGAGGAGGTGGACCGCACCGACGAGCTGAATGCGCTCCGGGCGGCACACCAGGGATATCGGATCACCTCGTACACCCAGCTCCGCGAGGGCGCGCCGAAGGGCGGCCACGAGCCGGAGCGCGACGAGTTCGCGGGCGAGAGCGAGAGGGCGGCGCATCCCGCCGACGACGAGCTCCCGGGCGGGGCCGGCTCCGGAATCTTCCTCCACGAGCTCCT
The Vulgatibacter incomptus DNA segment above includes these coding regions:
- a CDS encoding UvrD-helicase domain-containing protein — protein: MSALRYEKPAILGRLPKDRHAVIEASAGTGKTYTIEHLVVELVVEAGVPIAEILVVTFTEKATSELRARVRKLLVDLLALTPDKSAAATVPDERCWILDDEKRAKLERALRDFDSATISTIHSFCQRILTEHAFANQRLFSEQRVDGREAFSAAFQEALRTDLAVDPEHAALLAVWLESKTVPDLEKLLHACAGKRGRLLPIWDEPALDRAISAFPVASDFELLLKDEMKAAKGRSATAPMNRYAFLRDELRSYPSNGAFLEKVAALQSLRKPGREKWLGELRAVLDEIPPGGPAIDALREPVAALDDGIVSLEALVVQRFLPCVQARLAGRKQVQGLFDFDDMLSLVRDSLQGAHGEALVGLLRERYRYALIDEFQDTDELQWEIFRRIFFESGGKNFLFLIGDPKQAIYRFRGADVETYLAAKGELVAAGGAREALTENFRSTARLIEAYNRILDQQGDPPFFTRAGIGYEEPVRCGNQALELLGPDGEPAAPIHVFELPIRKGEMSKDVLLPVLGARLAREIRAITDPVAPSLRFSKGSGEPERIAPRDIYVLCSTKDDGERVGEELRKAGVPHAHYKQEGLLDTDAARALHDVLAAVAEPDDHAKRMRAWLSPFFGLRLRDLPSVRDLPPSDPLVQRLLDWKGEADGRRFERLFSRLLDESGIVRRLVLSDSGDRDLTNFLHLCELLLEALGSTCRTLPELVALLGRWIDGTAKPEQEDGNQQRLESDRDAVQIMTMHASKGLEAKVVFLVGGVGPRPASSTAAFHDRDGARVTWVGKPPKVVQTLVDREAEWEDQRLLYVALTRAKARLYLPAYPSDEDGAALKGAYRVLNPRLLAMRGESDPLFTVETLVGHDDTEDGSVSASVSLRDWEPAYGLLEEVDRTDELNALRAAHQGYRITSYTQLREGAPKGGHEPERDEFAGESERAAHPADDELPGGAGSGIFLHELLEKVSPRSVVEAGSPEEFLARTEVGEFFQREAARAGVDRRHLRHAGALVHGALAGRIRLRDGRILEGIAHAPRLLREAEFLYPIPERSHPRLTQALTGQHLEIRRGFVKGFVDVLFEHDGLAYFGDWKSDVLPSWSRAAIDERVEKSYRLQAQLYSLALVKMIGVRDEASYEARVGGFLYLFLRGMKPDGDGTEGVHFERPSWSHILEWERALLEREDLEVAT